One part of the Coffea eugenioides isolate CCC68of chromosome 10, Ceug_1.0, whole genome shotgun sequence genome encodes these proteins:
- the LOC113749965 gene encoding protein SRC1-like encodes MAGIIHKIEKTLGMGGHKDDHEKHKEGEKHHHGEEHKKEGHSGEHKEGVIDKIKDKIHGEGGEHHEHKDEKKKKKEKKKHEHEHGHEHGHSSSSDSDSD; translated from the coding sequence ATGGCAGGAATCATTCACAAGATTGAGAAGACCTTGGGCATGGGAGGCCACAAGGATGATCATGAAAAGCATAAGGAGGGTGAGAAACACCACCATGGAGAGGAGCACAAGAAGGAAGGCCATAGTGGTGAACACAAGGAAGGAGTGATTGACAAGATCAAGGACAAGATCCATGGTGAGGGAGGAGAACACCATGAACATAAGgatgagaagaagaagaaaaaggagaagaagaagcatGAGCATGAGCATGGCCATGAACATGGTCATAGTAGCAGCAGTGATAGCGATAGTGATTGA